One segment of Agrococcus sp. ProA11 DNA contains the following:
- a CDS encoding tetratricopeptide repeat protein, with the protein MPASIAGAVDLSALAARHEQAAAPQPTASDGGAPGVVITITDADLPTLVELSNRVPVIVAIVAEWSEPSQQLLPMLERLVVAQRGKLVLAKVEGERSPQITQAFQAQSVPTVAAVIGGRPAPLFTGSLPEEQLQDVLAQVLEFAGQQGVTGAVPTAEAPAGEDDDAAEPAAPPVPPLHQEAYDAIDAGDFSAAVAAFEKAIAQNPRDSEAIAGLAQVRLLARLQGRTAEEIRAAAAAAPGDVEAQMLVADLDLSGGHVEDAFLRLLELMGSLFGDEKQHVRLRLLDMFEIVGVDDPRVNAARKRLTTLLY; encoded by the coding sequence ATGCCCGCTTCGATCGCGGGGGCCGTCGACCTGTCGGCGCTCGCCGCGCGGCACGAGCAGGCGGCTGCGCCGCAACCGACGGCGTCGGACGGCGGTGCGCCCGGCGTGGTGATCACGATCACGGACGCCGATCTGCCCACGCTGGTCGAGCTCTCGAACCGGGTGCCGGTGATCGTCGCGATCGTCGCCGAGTGGAGCGAGCCGAGCCAGCAGCTGCTGCCCATGCTCGAGCGACTCGTGGTGGCGCAGCGCGGCAAGCTCGTGCTGGCGAAGGTCGAGGGTGAGCGCAGCCCGCAGATCACGCAGGCCTTCCAGGCGCAATCGGTGCCGACCGTCGCGGCTGTCATCGGCGGACGCCCGGCGCCGCTGTTCACGGGCTCGCTGCCCGAGGAGCAGCTGCAGGACGTGCTGGCCCAGGTGCTCGAGTTCGCCGGGCAGCAGGGCGTCACCGGCGCCGTGCCCACCGCCGAGGCGCCCGCGGGTGAGGACGACGACGCGGCGGAGCCCGCGGCACCGCCCGTGCCGCCGCTCCACCAGGAGGCCTACGACGCGATCGATGCTGGCGACTTTTCGGCTGCCGTCGCCGCGTTCGAGAAGGCGATCGCGCAGAATCCGCGCGACAGCGAGGCGATCGCAGGACTCGCCCAGGTGCGCCTGCTCGCGCGGCTGCAGGGGAGGACTGCCGAGGAGATCCGCGCGGCCGCCGCTGCCGCGCCCGGCGATGTCGAGGCCCAGATGCTGGTCGCCGATCTCGATCTCTCGGGAGGGCATGTCGAGGATGCGTTCCTGCGCCTGCTCGAGCTCATGGGGTCGCTGTTCGGCGACGAGAAGCAGCACGTTCGACTGCGACTGCTCGACATGTTCGAGATCGTCGGCGTCGACGACCCGCGCGTGAACGCGGCGCGCAAGCGCCTGACGACGCTGCTGTATTGA
- the glgB gene encoding 1,4-alpha-glucan branching protein GlgB: MMLDQDTIQQLAAGAHPAPHDWLGAHVEPRAAAAPPAPAAPPAPAAPPAKGAKRPKGAKGASVAGATTSSAGDQAEPAHVVRAVRHLAQAVSVLVETTTGQDEVPMEHLGHGLWEARVPGDIRPYRLRTDYGGESSWESEDPYRFTPTLGELDLHLWREGRHEQVWQVLGSRLREHEGVAGASFAVWAPNARAVRVIGDFNDWVGRSHPMRSMGASGVWELFVPGDLEHSAYKYEILTDSGWVTRADPMARYTEVPPATASKVGTSRFAWSDDDWMRSRAARDPHNSPMSVYELHFGSWRPGLGYREMADALIEHLEETGFTHVEFMPLAEHPFGGSWGYQVTGYFAPTSRFGHPDDLRYLIDRLHRAGYGVLMDWVPGHFPKDEWALARFDGSAIYEHPDPRRGDQPDWGTHVFDFGRPEVKNFLVANAVYWMEEFHIDGLRVDAVASMLYLDYSRNDGEWLPNVHGGRENLEAISLLQEVNATVYRRCPGSIMIAEESTSWPGVTKPTDADGLGFGLKWNMGWMHDTLQYMAVDPMYRSHHHGDITFSFLYAFSEQFLLPISHDEVVHGKGSLLSKMPGDQWQKLASVRAYLTFMWAHPGKQLLFMGQEFGQPSEWSEARGLDWWILDQPVHRGLMSLVSQLNRLYRDTEALWLRDNEPGGFEWIDGGNSADNLVAFLRWGADGDPVAAIVNFSGRPIEGYRLGLPFAGEWAEAVNSDAVEFGGSGLGNLGTVHAVAEPWGGRPASATITVPPLAGLILKPRATEPKTR; encoded by the coding sequence ATGATGCTCGACCAGGACACCATCCAGCAGCTCGCAGCCGGCGCGCACCCCGCGCCGCACGACTGGCTCGGCGCGCACGTCGAGCCGCGCGCGGCGGCCGCGCCACCCGCGCCGGCCGCGCCTCCTGCGCCGGCTGCGCCGCCTGCGAAGGGGGCGAAGCGGCCGAAGGGCGCGAAGGGCGCGAGCGTCGCCGGAGCCACCACGTCGTCCGCTGGCGATCAGGCCGAGCCGGCCCACGTGGTCCGTGCCGTCCGGCACCTCGCGCAGGCCGTGAGCGTGCTCGTGGAGACCACGACCGGGCAGGACGAGGTGCCGATGGAGCACCTCGGGCACGGACTCTGGGAGGCACGGGTGCCCGGCGACATCCGCCCGTACCGACTGCGCACCGACTACGGCGGCGAGAGCAGCTGGGAGTCGGAGGACCCCTACCGCTTCACGCCCACGCTCGGCGAGCTCGACCTGCACCTGTGGCGCGAGGGTCGCCACGAGCAGGTGTGGCAGGTGCTCGGCTCGCGTCTGCGCGAGCACGAGGGCGTCGCCGGCGCCTCCTTCGCCGTCTGGGCGCCGAACGCTCGCGCCGTGCGGGTCATCGGCGACTTCAACGACTGGGTCGGCCGCTCGCACCCGATGCGCTCCATGGGCGCATCGGGCGTCTGGGAGCTGTTCGTGCCCGGCGACCTCGAGCACAGCGCCTACAAGTACGAGATCCTGACCGACTCCGGCTGGGTGACCAGGGCCGACCCGATGGCGCGCTACACCGAGGTGCCGCCCGCGACCGCGTCGAAGGTCGGCACGAGCCGCTTCGCCTGGAGCGACGACGACTGGATGCGCTCCCGCGCCGCGCGCGACCCGCACAACTCCCCCATGTCGGTCTACGAGCTGCACTTCGGCTCCTGGCGCCCGGGACTCGGCTACCGCGAGATGGCGGATGCGCTCATCGAGCACCTCGAGGAGACGGGCTTCACGCACGTCGAGTTCATGCCGCTCGCGGAGCACCCCTTCGGTGGCTCGTGGGGCTACCAGGTGACGGGCTACTTCGCGCCCACCAGCCGCTTCGGCCACCCGGACGATCTGCGCTACCTCATCGACCGGCTGCACCGCGCCGGCTACGGCGTGCTCATGGATTGGGTCCCCGGCCACTTCCCCAAGGACGAGTGGGCACTGGCGCGCTTCGACGGCTCCGCGATCTACGAGCACCCCGACCCGCGTCGCGGCGACCAGCCCGACTGGGGCACGCACGTGTTCGACTTCGGTCGACCGGAGGTGAAGAACTTCCTGGTCGCGAACGCCGTGTACTGGATGGAGGAGTTCCACATCGACGGGCTGCGCGTCGACGCGGTCGCCTCGATGCTCTACCTCGACTACTCGCGCAACGATGGCGAATGGCTGCCCAACGTGCACGGCGGGCGCGAGAACCTGGAGGCGATCTCGCTGCTGCAGGAGGTCAACGCCACCGTCTACCGCCGCTGCCCCGGCTCCATCATGATCGCCGAGGAGTCCACCTCCTGGCCGGGCGTGACCAAGCCGACCGATGCGGACGGCCTCGGCTTCGGCCTGAAGTGGAACATGGGCTGGATGCACGACACGCTGCAGTACATGGCGGTCGACCCGATGTACCGCTCGCACCACCACGGCGACATCACCTTCTCGTTCCTGTACGCCTTCTCCGAGCAGTTCCTGCTGCCCATCAGCCACGACGAGGTCGTGCACGGCAAGGGCTCACTGCTCAGCAAGATGCCGGGCGACCAGTGGCAGAAGCTCGCGTCGGTGCGCGCCTACCTGACCTTCATGTGGGCGCATCCCGGCAAGCAGCTGCTGTTCATGGGCCAGGAGTTCGGGCAGCCGAGCGAGTGGAGCGAGGCGCGCGGGCTCGACTGGTGGATCCTCGACCAGCCGGTGCACCGCGGGCTGATGTCGCTCGTGTCGCAGCTCAACCGCCTGTACCGCGACACCGAGGCCCTGTGGCTGCGGGACAACGAGCCGGGCGGCTTCGAGTGGATCGACGGCGGCAACTCCGCCGACAACCTCGTCGCGTTCCTCCGCTGGGGCGCCGATGGCGACCCGGTCGCGGCGATCGTGAACTTCTCGGGACGTCCCATCGAGGGCTACCGGCTGGGTCTGCCCTTCGCCGGCGAGTGGGCGGAGGCGGTGAACTCCGACGCGGTCGAGTTCGGCGGCTCGGGGCTCGGCAACCTCGGCACCGTGCACGCCGTGGCGGAGCCGTGGGGCGGCCGACCCGCATCGGCGACCATCACGGTGCCCCCGCTCGCAGGCCTGATCCTGAAGCCCCGCGCGACCGAGCCGAAGACGCGATAG
- a CDS encoding alpha-1,4-glucan--maltose-1-phosphate maltosyltransferase, whose amino-acid sequence MATTPETQRTTILSGRIPVLDLYPQQPDDRFPAKAVVGDVVPFSAVAFREGHDRIGVTLVLQSPGGTTQRIPMEPLHDGLDRHRALALVDEQGMWSWHVEAWADEWATWHHNAEIKIAADIDAELMATMGAQLLDRAADSATGADATLLTGAAVALTNSAVPIMQRWAAVNHKAILAAVDRHRPRSLVSESDTLRLRVERTRAGVGAWYELFPRSEGAVQRADGTWQSGTFATAAKRLPAVKAMGFDVVYLPPVHPIGEINRKGPNNTLTPQPGDPGSPWAIGSKHGGHDAIHPDLGTIDDFRAFVRSAADEGLEVAMDLALQAAPDHPWVTEHPEWFTTLPDGTIAFAENPPKKYQDIYPVNFDNDPEGIVAEVLRIIDQWVDCGVRIFRVDNPHTKPLWFWELVIGEVNAKHGDIVFLAEAFTKPAMMQALGKVGFQQSYTYFTWRNTKAELEEYLQEVTGTQAAWFKPAFWVNTPDILTEYLQFGGVPAFKVRAAIAATAVPTWGMYAGYELIEDVARPGAEEAIDNEKYEFKPRDWDRAERNGTTIAPYITKLNEIRAAHPAIRQLWALDVHWSDDDAVLVYSKHLDGRFTDSGESDTILVVANVDPHSARETTVHLDLTALGLQPGESFEAHDLISGETWQWSDHNFVRLDAFVEPAHVIRVRRSGA is encoded by the coding sequence GTGGCGACTACACCCGAGACTCAGCGCACGACCATCCTCTCCGGCCGGATCCCGGTGCTCGACCTGTATCCGCAGCAGCCCGACGACCGGTTCCCCGCGAAGGCGGTGGTCGGCGACGTCGTGCCGTTCTCTGCCGTGGCCTTCCGCGAGGGCCACGATCGCATCGGTGTCACCCTCGTGCTGCAGTCCCCCGGCGGCACGACGCAGCGCATCCCCATGGAGCCGCTGCACGACGGGCTCGACCGCCACCGCGCGCTCGCGCTCGTCGACGAGCAGGGCATGTGGAGCTGGCACGTCGAGGCATGGGCCGACGAATGGGCCACGTGGCACCACAACGCCGAGATCAAGATCGCCGCCGACATCGACGCCGAGCTCATGGCGACGATGGGCGCCCAGCTGCTCGACCGCGCGGCCGACAGCGCCACGGGCGCGGACGCGACGCTGCTGACCGGCGCCGCGGTGGCGCTCACGAATAGCGCGGTGCCGATCATGCAGCGCTGGGCAGCGGTGAACCACAAGGCGATCCTCGCCGCCGTCGACCGCCACCGGCCCCGCTCGCTCGTCAGCGAATCCGACACCCTGCGGCTGCGCGTCGAGCGCACGCGCGCCGGCGTGGGCGCCTGGTACGAGCTCTTCCCGCGCTCGGAGGGCGCCGTGCAGCGCGCCGACGGCACCTGGCAGAGCGGCACCTTCGCGACCGCGGCGAAGCGCCTGCCCGCGGTCAAGGCGATGGGCTTCGACGTGGTCTACCTGCCGCCCGTGCACCCCATCGGCGAGATCAACCGCAAGGGCCCCAACAACACGCTGACGCCGCAGCCCGGCGACCCCGGGAGCCCGTGGGCGATCGGGTCGAAGCACGGTGGCCACGACGCCATCCACCCCGACCTCGGCACGATCGACGACTTCCGCGCCTTCGTGCGGTCGGCGGCGGACGAGGGACTCGAGGTGGCGATGGACCTCGCGCTGCAGGCGGCACCGGATCACCCGTGGGTGACGGAGCACCCGGAGTGGTTCACGACGCTTCCTGACGGCACGATCGCCTTCGCCGAGAACCCGCCGAAGAAGTACCAGGACATCTATCCCGTCAACTTCGACAACGACCCGGAGGGCATCGTCGCCGAGGTGCTGCGCATCATCGACCAGTGGGTGGACTGCGGCGTGCGCATCTTCCGAGTCGACAACCCGCACACGAAGCCGCTGTGGTTCTGGGAGCTCGTGATCGGCGAGGTGAACGCGAAGCACGGCGACATCGTCTTCCTGGCAGAGGCCTTCACGAAGCCGGCGATGATGCAGGCGCTCGGCAAGGTCGGCTTCCAGCAGTCGTACACCTACTTCACGTGGCGCAACACGAAGGCGGAGCTGGAGGAGTACCTGCAGGAGGTCACCGGCACGCAGGCCGCGTGGTTCAAGCCCGCCTTCTGGGTCAACACTCCCGACATCCTCACCGAGTACCTGCAGTTCGGCGGCGTCCCCGCCTTCAAGGTGCGGGCGGCGATCGCGGCGACGGCCGTGCCCACCTGGGGCATGTACGCCGGCTACGAGCTGATCGAGGATGTGGCGCGCCCCGGCGCCGAAGAGGCGATCGACAACGAGAAGTACGAGTTCAAGCCGCGCGACTGGGACCGTGCCGAGCGCAACGGCACGACGATCGCCCCGTACATCACGAAGCTCAACGAGATCCGGGCTGCGCATCCGGCGATCCGCCAGCTGTGGGCGCTCGACGTGCACTGGTCGGATGACGACGCGGTGCTCGTCTACTCGAAGCACCTCGACGGCCGCTTCACCGACAGCGGCGAGAGCGACACCATCCTGGTGGTCGCCAACGTCGATCCGCACTCGGCGCGCGAGACCACCGTGCACCTCGACCTCACCGCGCTGGGCCTGCAGCCGGGCGAGAGCTTCGAGGCTCACGACCTCATCAGCGGTGAGACGTGGCAGTGGAGCGACCACAACTTCGTGCGCCTCGACGCGTTCGTGGAGCCAGCGCACGTGATCCGCGTGCGACGATCGGGGGCATGA
- the glgP gene encoding alpha-glucan family phosphorylase, whose product MRAIRKFTVRTSLPERLLRLNMIASNLRWSWHEPTRELFREISLEGWRATGHDPVQLLGWVGTDRLAELADDDEFVARVDRIADDLEDYLSQARWYQSLEDAPESIAYFSPEFGITSALPQYSGGLGILAGDHLKAASDLGVPIVGVGLFYQAGYFKQAISREGWQQETYPVLDPDGLPLAILRRPDGTHATVAIALPQGRTLHARIWQATIGRVPLLLLDTNIHENESDLRGVADRLYGGGGEHRLQQELLLGIGGVRALAVHAELTGAPAPAVYHSNEGHAGFLGIERISRLIADGLSFDEALQVVRAGTVFTTHTPVPAGIDRFDIGLVRRHLTDELVPGVDVERVLELGREDDPGIFNMAQLGFSLAQRANGVSKLHGRVSRGMFQSRWPGFDAAEVPITSVTNGVHAPTWTSPILKHLAERELGTLDTTRCDWASDAISDETLWSVRREMRAALVAEARERTRRKHERNEGVAPAWIDGILDPDVLTIGFARRVPTYKRLTLMLHDRERLRSLLTHPERPVQLVIAGKSHPADEAGKALIQELVRFSQEPDVRGRIVFLENYDISMAKSLYPGCDVWLNNPLRPLEACGTSGMKAALNGSLNLSILDGWWEEYFDGQNGWAIPSAHEHMDAEQRDAVEANALYELIEHQVAPRFYERDEQGLPQAWLASIRHTLATLSPGLSAERMLAEYVDRLYAPAAKAARFAAADDARAGRAFAEWTRRIRGAFGQVAVKHVEADGVDVPPVVGDEVRVRAFVELGELRPDDVKVEVVAGSITEEGELRRRRRFPLAPVSAEGAVHRFELALDMPSAGTFGYTVRVVPQHDMLASDAELGLVTYATA is encoded by the coding sequence GTGAGAGCGATTCGGAAGTTCACCGTCCGCACGTCCCTGCCTGAGCGGCTGCTCCGGCTCAACATGATCGCGTCGAACCTGCGCTGGTCCTGGCACGAGCCGACCAGAGAGCTCTTCCGCGAGATCTCGCTCGAGGGGTGGCGCGCGACCGGCCACGATCCCGTGCAGCTGCTCGGCTGGGTGGGCACCGACCGGCTCGCCGAGCTCGCCGACGACGACGAGTTCGTCGCGCGCGTCGACCGCATCGCCGACGACCTGGAGGACTACCTGTCGCAGGCGCGCTGGTACCAGTCGCTGGAGGACGCACCGGAGTCGATCGCCTACTTCTCGCCGGAGTTCGGCATCACGAGCGCGCTGCCGCAGTACTCCGGCGGTCTCGGCATCCTCGCCGGCGATCACCTGAAGGCCGCGAGCGACCTCGGCGTGCCCATCGTCGGCGTTGGGCTGTTCTACCAGGCCGGATACTTCAAGCAGGCGATCTCCCGCGAGGGCTGGCAGCAGGAGACCTACCCGGTGCTGGATCCCGACGGGCTGCCGCTCGCGATCCTGCGTCGCCCCGACGGCACGCACGCGACCGTGGCGATCGCCTTGCCGCAGGGCCGCACGCTGCACGCCCGCATCTGGCAGGCGACCATCGGTCGCGTGCCGCTGCTGCTGCTCGACACGAACATCCACGAGAACGAGAGCGACCTGCGCGGCGTCGCCGACCGGCTCTATGGCGGCGGGGGCGAGCACCGGCTGCAGCAGGAGCTGCTGCTGGGCATCGGCGGCGTCCGTGCGCTGGCCGTGCACGCCGAGCTCACGGGCGCGCCGGCGCCCGCCGTCTACCACTCCAACGAGGGCCACGCCGGCTTCCTCGGCATCGAGCGCATCTCGCGGCTGATCGCCGACGGGCTGTCCTTCGACGAGGCGCTGCAGGTGGTGCGCGCCGGCACGGTCTTCACGACCCACACGCCCGTGCCTGCGGGCATCGACCGCTTCGACATCGGGCTCGTGCGTCGCCACCTGACCGACGAGCTCGTCCCGGGCGTCGACGTCGAGCGGGTGCTCGAGCTCGGCCGTGAGGACGACCCCGGCATCTTCAACATGGCGCAGCTCGGCTTCTCGCTCGCGCAGCGCGCCAACGGCGTCTCGAAGCTGCACGGCCGCGTGTCGCGAGGCATGTTCCAGAGCCGGTGGCCCGGCTTCGACGCCGCCGAGGTGCCCATCACCTCCGTCACCAACGGCGTGCACGCGCCCACCTGGACCTCGCCCATCCTCAAGCACCTGGCGGAGCGCGAGCTCGGCACGCTCGACACCACGCGCTGCGACTGGGCGTCGGACGCGATCTCGGACGAGACGCTGTGGTCGGTGCGGCGCGAGATGCGCGCAGCGCTGGTCGCAGAGGCGCGCGAGCGCACCCGCCGCAAGCACGAGCGGAACGAGGGCGTGGCTCCGGCCTGGATCGACGGCATCCTCGACCCGGATGTGCTGACGATCGGGTTCGCGCGGCGCGTGCCCACCTACAAGCGGCTCACGCTCATGCTCCACGACCGCGAGCGGCTGCGGAGCCTCCTGACGCACCCCGAGCGGCCCGTGCAGCTCGTGATCGCCGGGAAGTCGCACCCGGCCGACGAAGCGGGCAAGGCGCTCATCCAGGAGCTCGTCCGCTTCTCGCAGGAGCCGGACGTGCGCGGCCGCATCGTCTTCCTCGAGAACTACGACATCTCGATGGCGAAGTCGCTGTACCCCGGATGCGACGTGTGGCTCAACAACCCGCTGCGTCCGCTCGAGGCGTGCGGCACCTCCGGCATGAAGGCGGCGCTCAACGGCTCGCTCAACCTCTCCATCCTCGATGGTTGGTGGGAGGAGTACTTCGATGGCCAGAACGGCTGGGCGATCCCCTCGGCGCACGAGCACATGGATGCCGAGCAGCGCGATGCCGTGGAGGCGAACGCCCTCTACGAGCTGATCGAGCACCAGGTGGCGCCGCGCTTCTACGAGCGCGACGAGCAGGGCCTGCCGCAGGCGTGGCTCGCCTCCATCCGCCACACGCTCGCGACGCTCAGCCCGGGCCTCTCCGCCGAGCGCATGCTGGCCGAGTACGTCGACCGGCTCTACGCGCCTGCGGCGAAGGCCGCGCGGTTCGCCGCCGCCGACGATGCACGAGCGGGCCGGGCCTTCGCCGAGTGGACCCGTCGCATCCGTGGCGCGTTCGGGCAGGTCGCGGTCAAGCACGTCGAGGCCGACGGCGTCGATGTGCCCCCGGTGGTCGGCGACGAGGTGCGCGTGCGCGCCTTCGTCGAGCTGGGGGAGCTGCGGCCGGATGACGTCAAGGTCGAGGTGGTCGCGGGCTCGATCACCGAGGAAGGCGAGCTGCGCCGCCGGCGCCGCTTCCCGCTCGCACCCGTAAGCGCGGAGGGCGCGGTGCACCGCTTCGAGCTGGCGCTCGACATGCCGAGCGCCGGGACCTTCGGCTACACCGTGCGGGTCGTGCCGCAGCACGACATGCTCGCCTCGGACGCCGAGCTGGGCCTCGTGACCTACGCGACCGCGTAA
- the glgX gene encoding glycogen debranching protein GlgX has product MVQLLSRARGVERTADGHRLTVWSANATSMELRIFDRDDPDWLLHRLPMDRVGEDFSLETELLQVGTPYAIGVDGPHGVGHAFDPHRNAIPPHARGIVRTPHGQYRATVIDPTFDWGGVARPHVPIQQQVIYEAHVKGLTKLNPHLPAELRGTYAGLAHPSTIAYLQDLGVTTVQLLPIHLFVSEQRLLQQGRVNYWGYNTLNWFAPHSAYASRRAQFDGTGGVLREVKGMVRLLHEAGLQVFLDVVYNHTAEEGMGGPPSSLRLIDNASYYRVGESGHYIDYTGCGNTVDFSVPAAQELVLDSLRYWHHDMQVDGFRFDLAPVLGRNADGAYDPEHPLLRSMLDDPLLQSATMIAEPWDVGPDGWQTGRFPAGYGEWNDRYRDTVRQFWLGDYRSFRHGGGGSTGVGPLAHAVSGSAGLFDSARGPLESVNFITAHDGFTLTDLTRYDQKHNDANGEENRDGADDNRSYNHGIEGRSEDAAVQLDRRKSMRNVLGTLLVSAGVPMLTMGDEFGRSQRGNNNAYCQDSALTWMRWDRRDWQHTFFAQTKRLLQLRRDHPALRPLEYGQSDQRVAGSSRLDWYNADGDRMTIDDWDHSLDRTLQLVAESTPIDEPYSRVLVIFHGSPRDALIRTPAPDGATALELLWDSAADHHDDERVLPGDRVPLAAMSMRVYAMHGVPATGLPEATVMRLRAPSSPPAPTDQPLG; this is encoded by the coding sequence ATGGTGCAGCTGTTGAGTCGGGCGCGAGGCGTCGAACGCACGGCCGACGGCCATCGGCTCACCGTCTGGTCGGCGAACGCCACCTCGATGGAGCTGCGCATCTTCGATCGCGACGATCCCGACTGGCTGCTGCACCGGCTGCCCATGGATCGCGTGGGGGAAGACTTCTCGCTCGAGACCGAGCTGCTGCAGGTCGGCACGCCGTATGCGATCGGTGTCGACGGGCCGCACGGCGTCGGTCACGCCTTCGATCCGCATCGCAACGCCATCCCGCCGCATGCGCGCGGCATCGTGCGCACGCCGCACGGGCAGTACCGGGCGACCGTGATCGACCCCACGTTCGACTGGGGCGGGGTCGCCAGGCCGCATGTGCCGATCCAGCAGCAGGTCATCTACGAGGCGCACGTGAAGGGGCTCACGAAGCTCAATCCGCACCTGCCGGCCGAGCTGCGCGGCACCTACGCCGGCCTCGCGCATCCCTCCACGATCGCGTACCTGCAGGATCTCGGCGTCACGACCGTGCAGCTGCTGCCGATCCACCTCTTCGTCTCCGAGCAGCGCCTGCTGCAGCAGGGCCGCGTGAACTACTGGGGCTACAACACGCTCAACTGGTTCGCGCCCCACAGCGCCTACGCCTCGCGCCGGGCGCAGTTCGACGGCACGGGCGGCGTGCTGCGCGAGGTCAAGGGCATGGTGCGGCTGCTGCACGAGGCCGGGCTGCAGGTCTTCCTCGACGTGGTCTACAACCACACCGCCGAGGAGGGCATGGGCGGGCCGCCCTCGAGCCTGCGCCTGATCGACAACGCCTCGTACTACCGCGTCGGCGAGAGCGGCCATTACATCGACTACACCGGCTGCGGCAACACGGTCGACTTCTCGGTGCCGGCCGCGCAGGAGCTCGTGCTCGACTCGCTGCGCTACTGGCACCACGACATGCAGGTCGACGGCTTCCGCTTCGACCTGGCACCCGTGCTGGGCCGCAACGCCGACGGCGCCTACGATCCCGAGCATCCGCTGCTGCGCAGCATGCTGGATGATCCGCTGCTGCAGTCGGCGACCATGATCGCCGAGCCGTGGGACGTGGGACCCGATGGCTGGCAGACCGGTCGCTTCCCGGCCGGCTACGGCGAGTGGAACGACCGCTACCGCGACACGGTGCGCCAGTTCTGGCTGGGCGACTACCGCTCCTTCCGGCACGGCGGCGGAGGATCCACGGGGGTCGGGCCGCTCGCCCACGCCGTCTCGGGCTCCGCGGGGCTGTTCGACTCCGCCCGCGGCCCGCTCGAGAGCGTCAACTTCATCACCGCCCACGACGGCTTCACGCTCACCGACCTCACGCGCTACGACCAGAAGCACAACGACGCGAACGGCGAGGAGAACCGGGACGGCGCCGACGACAACCGCTCGTACAACCACGGCATCGAGGGGCGCAGTGAGGATGCCGCCGTGCAGCTCGACCGGCGCAAGTCGATGCGCAACGTGCTCGGCACGCTGCTCGTCTCCGCCGGCGTGCCGATGCTCACCATGGGCGACGAGTTCGGCCGCAGCCAGCGCGGCAACAACAACGCCTACTGCCAGGATTCCGCGCTGACCTGGATGCGCTGGGATCGCAGGGACTGGCAGCACACCTTCTTCGCGCAGACCAAGCGGCTGCTGCAGCTGCGCCGCGACCACCCGGCGCTGCGCCCGCTCGAGTACGGGCAATCGGATCAGCGCGTCGCCGGCTCCTCGCGCCTGGACTGGTACAACGCCGACGGCGACCGCATGACGATCGACGACTGGGATCACTCGCTCGACCGCACGCTGCAGCTGGTGGCCGAGTCGACCCCCATCGACGAGCCCTACTCGCGCGTGCTGGTCATCTTCCACGGCTCGCCGCGCGACGCGCTCATCAGGACGCCGGCCCCGGATGGGGCGACAGCGCTCGAGCTCCTGTGGGACTCCGCCGCCGACCACCACGACGATGAGCGCGTGCTGCCGGGCGACCGCGTCCCGCTCGCCGCGATGAGCATGCGCGTCTACGCCATGCACGGCGTGCCCGCGACCGGGCTGCCCGAGGCGACGGTGATGCGCCTGCGCGCACCCTCGTCGCCGCCGGCGCCGACGGATCAGCCGCTCGGCTGA